The following proteins come from a genomic window of Campylobacter concisus:
- a CDS encoding nitrous oxide reductase family maturation protein NosD: MRKFFKFALAFLPIFSSANILQDAINNASPGDVIKLGDGIYEGSITINKPLSIVGEGKNAHIKGNGKGTVVKIIASNVTLRNLKISGSGNDLGELDAGIGCDKANNVLVTQNDLSDVLFGVDFKECSSSKITENNITSKKGASLGFRGDAVRLWYSHENLIEGNYIYDSRDMVAWYASHNKFLKNKAIRGRYSLHFMYANQNLVENNDFIGNAVGMFFMYSAGSNIKNNLVMDSDGAFGIGIGLKDVSNFTIENNTLIYNARGILLDNSPFQPGSTINFLGNKILHNVVGVYFHATQGTSIFENNDFIGNMDIVANDTPGDKMALNRWSKNYYDEYESFDRDKDGYGDTPFMHLSYADQLWQYYPNLQFFYGSSVFSILNFLAKLAPFSEPVKLLEDSTPRIKPLDASNFNALKAKRG, encoded by the coding sequence ATGCGTAAATTTTTTAAATTTGCCCTTGCTTTCTTGCCTATTTTTAGCTCTGCAAATATCCTTCAAGATGCAATAAATAACGCTAGCCCTGGCGATGTTATAAAGCTAGGAGATGGCATCTATGAAGGAAGCATAACTATAAATAAGCCGCTTAGTATAGTTGGTGAGGGCAAAAACGCTCACATAAAAGGAAATGGTAAAGGCACAGTTGTAAAGATTATTGCCTCAAATGTTACGCTTAGAAATTTAAAGATAAGTGGTAGCGGAAATGACCTTGGTGAGCTAGATGCTGGCATTGGCTGTGATAAAGCAAATAATGTCTTGGTTACGCAAAATGACTTGAGTGATGTACTTTTTGGTGTTGATTTTAAAGAGTGCAGCAGCTCAAAGATCACTGAAAATAACATCACTTCTAAAAAAGGGGCCAGTCTTGGCTTTAGAGGTGATGCGGTTAGACTTTGGTATAGCCATGAAAATTTAATCGAGGGTAATTATATTTATGATAGCCGCGATATGGTTGCATGGTATGCGAGTCACAATAAATTTTTAAAAAATAAAGCGATCCGCGGTAGATACTCGCTTCACTTTATGTATGCGAATCAAAATTTAGTCGAAAACAATGATTTTATCGGCAATGCAGTCGGTATGTTTTTTATGTATTCAGCTGGCTCAAATATAAAAAATAATCTTGTTATGGATAGTGACGGCGCTTTTGGTATCGGTATCGGTCTAAAAGATGTTTCAAATTTTACTATCGAAAACAATACGCTTATCTATAATGCGAGAGGAATTTTGCTTGATAACTCGCCGTTTCAGCCAGGCTCAACGATAAATTTCTTAGGCAATAAAATTTTACACAACGTAGTTGGCGTATATTTTCACGCTACTCAGGGGACAAGCATATTTGAAAATAATGATTTTATAGGCAATATGGATATCGTTGCGAACGACACTCCAGGCGATAAAATGGCATTAAATCGGTGGAGTAAAAATTATTATGATGAGTATGAGAGCTTTGATAGAGATAAAGATGGCTATGGCGATACGCCTTTTATGCATCTATCGTATGCCGATCAGCTTTGGCAGTATTATCCGAATTTGCAGTTTTTCTATGGCTCAAGTGTCTTTAGTATCTTAAATTTTTTAGCCAAACTCGCGCCATTTTCTGAGCCAGTAAAGCTACTTGAAGATAGCACGCCAAGGATAAAACCACTTGATGCTTCAAATTTTAACGCGTTAAAGGCAAAACGTGGATAG
- a CDS encoding 4Fe-4S dicluster domain-containing protein, with the protein MDRRKFIILGSVAAATGYGIGKILPKSSGDKLYLRPPGAVDDFDDLCVKCGQCVQVCPYHSISLLDIKDGYSNGTAYIDPKKRGCYLCDLFPCVLACPSGALDHATKVVDDVKMGVAVLSNANACMCLKREKLSKDSVEDLLVRKVYNDREEAEKDKIKGKIGQICDLCVSICPVGDSAIVMSEANLPLIKHGCVGCGVCAEVCPVKIINIAPKMSYDEIYKEKE; encoded by the coding sequence GTGGATAGAAGAAAATTTATAATCTTAGGCTCAGTCGCAGCTGCCACAGGATATGGCATAGGTAAAATTTTGCCAAAAAGTAGCGGCGATAAACTCTATCTTAGACCACCAGGCGCGGTTGATGACTTCGATGATCTTTGTGTCAAATGTGGTCAGTGTGTGCAGGTATGCCCTTATCACAGTATAAGCTTGCTTGATATAAAAGATGGATATTCAAATGGTACAGCATACATCGATCCTAAAAAGAGAGGTTGCTATTTATGTGATCTTTTCCCATGTGTGCTCGCCTGTCCAAGTGGTGCGTTAGATCATGCTACAAAAGTTGTTGATGATGTGAAAATGGGTGTTGCTGTCTTAAGTAATGCAAATGCCTGTATGTGCCTAAAAAGAGAAAAGCTAAGCAAAGATAGCGTTGAAGATTTGCTTGTTCGCAAAGTTTATAACGATAGGGAAGAGGCAGAAAAAGATAAGATAAAAGGCAAAATCGGTCAAATTTGTGACCTTTGTGTCAGCATTTGCCCAGTTGGCGATAGTGCAATAGTAATGAGTGAAGCAAATTTACCACTCATAAAGCATGGCTGCGTTGGGTGTGGGGTGTGTGCTGAGGTTTGCCCTGTAAAAATTATAAATATTGCCCCAAAAATGAGTTATGATGAAATTTATAAGGAGAAAGAATGA